A DNA window from Drosophila sechellia strain sech25 chromosome X, ASM438219v1, whole genome shotgun sequence contains the following coding sequences:
- the LOC116802073 gene encoding NADH-cytochrome b5 reductase-like, protein MSTPRVGCLLRPYSPYWSDFVAKEFRILVKLQPEGPMSRHLQAVQPDDLLEFRGPIGQYVHDPQPAKCIYIIAQGVAIAPTLPLVRQVLDNEEDMSRLWHLVCARDLQHVYFREEMLEFAQFWNYRSCLHLPHQQCDSSACQEAGHCAQQCPQLRDNLRYKETAKVSRLDAAELATHLNPAIPGQRVLIVAGDSSFQKIIAQIGTQSLDVDPANIYML, encoded by the exons ATGTC AACTCCGCGCGTCGGCTGCCTGCTGCGTCCGTATTCGCCGTATTGGAGCGACTTTGTGGCCAAAGAGTTCCGCATCCTGGTGAAGCTGCAGCCGGAGGGACCAATGTCTCGGCACCTGCAAGCTGTACAGCCCGACGATCTGCTGGAATTCCGTGGTCCCATCGGGCAATACGTACACGATCCACAGCCGGCCAAGTGCATCTATATTATCGCCCAGGGAGTTGCTATTGCACCCACTCTGCCGCTGGTTCGGCAGGTGCTGGACAACGAGGAAGATATGAGTCGCCTGTGGCATTTGGTGTGCGCTCGTGACCTGCAGCATGTCTACTTTCGCGAGGAGATGCTTGAGTTCGCCCAGTTCTGGAACTACAGGAGCTGCCTCCACCTGCCGCATCAGCAGTGTGACTCCTCCGCTTGCCAGGAGGCGGGCCACTGTGCCCAGCAGTGCCCTCAGCTCCGGGACAATCTACGCTACAAGGAGACGGCAAAGGTGTCCCGATTAGATGCCGCCGAACTAGCAACCCACCTCAATCCCGCGATTCCCGGACAGCGCGTCCTCATCGTGGCTGGAGATTCAAGTTTTCAAAAGATCATCGCCCAAATAGGAACACAATCATTGGACGTAGATCCGGCAAACATTTATATGTTGTAA